A region of Arabidopsis thaliana chromosome 5, partial sequence DNA encodes the following proteins:
- a CDS encoding fanconi anemia group F protein (FANCF), which yields MVWNYPEISKEDFIKLLKGFVDLLILASGFQSSGVPAHWDAENCKKALQWGLFFENVLRSINSSDTFGESMRELDEAISEMKSNPLFPKGLENLSSDNLSKGREFVLEHLMNNSTLKDKQLQAILVAAVESGDGIREIIDGKLCKRQSVVSCVSALETGLKILSKHIEPKESLHREDNDATFLGLGQQPIELLRWNIWQSKAISYFLSKRTLRLVSGASLIFSAPKAQWVEMLRRLRVSDKNDDDIFIEKIELLLLGCVTSRWTHLIEGIMSVSYKSVTVSEEYEELCKLLLQRSKCLKQNEIALNSKVEEILEYLTEILESRFHQLWKLPSALTAAAIPSWSPLFGLYFGGIEKQLKLDHSTTRFCSCDKDLNEHNDCELAERVWCLYVFHICICH from the exons atggTTTGGAATTACCCAGAAATTTCCAAGGAAGATTTCATAAAGCTATTGAAAGGGTTTGTGGATTTGCTTATACTTGCATCTGGGTTTCAATCTTCTGGTGTTCCTGCTCATTGGGATGCTGAAAATTGCAAGAAAGCTCTTCAATGGGGTCTCTTCTTCGAAAAT GTTTTAAGAAGCATAAATAGTTCAGATACGTTTGGGGAATCTATGAGAGAGCTTGACGAAGCTATATCAGAGATGAAATCTAACCCTTTGTTCCCAAAG ggTTTGGAGAATTTATCATCAGATAATCTTTCAAAGGGGAGAGAGTTTGTCTTAGAGCATTTGATGAATAACTCGACATTGAAGGATAAACAACTCCAAGCTATTCTAGTTGCTGCGGTGGAATCAGGTGACGGTATTAGAGAGATAATTGATGGGAAACTCTGTAAGAGGCAATCTGTTGTGTCCTGTGTATCAGCACTTGAAACTGGTTTGAAGATCCTTTCTAAGCACATAGAGCCTAAAGAGTCCCTACATAGAGAAGACAATGATGCAACTTTCTTGGG TTTGGGACAACAGCCTATTGAGCTTTTAAGATGGAATATCTGGCAGTCGAAAGCGAtatcttattttcttagtaAGAGAACGTTAAGATTAGTATCAGGAGCCAGCTTGATATTTTCTGCACCAAAAGCTCAGTGGGTAGAAATGTTGAGAAGGTTGCGTGTTTCAGATAAGAATGATGACGATATATTCATCGAAAAGATT GAGCTATTGTTACTAGGATGTGTAACAAGCAGATGGACCCATTTAATCGAAGGTATCATGTCAGTTTCCTACAAATCTGTCACTGTGTCAGAAGAATACGAGGAGTTAtgcaagcttcttcttcaaagatCTAAATGCTTAAAACAGAACGAGATTGCTTTGAATTCTAAG GTTGAAGAGATTCTAGAGTATCTAACAGAAATACTTGAGAGTCGTTTTCATCAGCTCTGGAAATTGCCTTCTGCCCTTACCGCAGCTGCAATTCCATCATG GTCACCGCTGTTTGGTCTGTATTTTGGCGGAATAGAGAAACAGTTGAAACTAGACCACTCAACAACAAG ATTTTGCAGCTGCGATAAAGATCTAAACGAGCACAATGACT GTGAGCTCGCGGAAAGAGTTTGGTGCTTGTACGTATTCCATATCTGCATATGCCACTAG
- a CDS encoding HAD superfamily, subfamily IIIB acid phosphatase (HAD superfamily, subfamily IIIB acid phosphatase; FUNCTIONS IN: acid phosphatase activity; INVOLVED IN: biological_process unknown; LOCATED IN: chloroplast, vacuole, membrane; EXPRESSED IN: 23 plant structures; EXPRESSED DURING: 13 growth stages; CONTAINS InterPro DOMAIN/s: Acid phosphatase (Class B) (InterPro:IPR005519), Vegetative storage protein/acid phosphatase (InterPro:IPR014403), Acid phosphatase, plant (InterPro:IPR010028); BEST Arabidopsis thaliana protein match is: HAD superfamily, subfamily IIIB acid phosphatase (TAIR:AT1G04040.1); Has 1807 Blast hits to 1807 proteins in 277 species: Archae - 0; Bacteria - 0; Metazoa - 736; Fungi - 347; Plants - 385; Viruses - 0; Other Eukaryotes - 339 (source: NCBI BLink).): MARSLLLSLTLTFLFAGIVSARDWNILSQLKGTTTTTKTSQTGVTSLKAPNLNGYCESWRVNVELNNIRDFKVVPQECVWFVQKYMTSSQYEDDVERAVDEAILYLGKTCCEKKTCDGMDAWIFDIDDTLLSTIPYHKSNGCFGGEQLNTTKFEEWQNSGKAPAVPHMVKLYHEIRERGFKIFLISSRKEYLRSATVENLIEAGYHSWSNLLLRGEDDEKKSVSQYKADLRTWLTSLGYRVWGVMGAQWNSFSGCPVPKRTFKLPNSIYYVA, from the exons ATGGCTAGATCCTTGTTGCTCTCGCTAACCCTCACATTCCTCTTCGCCGGAATTGTCTCAGCTCGTGACTGGAACATCCTGAGCCAGCTCAAAGGAACCACAACCACCACGAAGACTAGCCAAACCGGCGTCACATCTTTGAAAGCTCCCAACCTAAACGGATACTGTGAGAGCTGGAGAGTCAACGTGGAGCTTAACAACATAAGGGACTTTAAGGTGGTTCCACAGGAATGTGTATGGTTCGTCCAAAAGTACATGACCTCATCTCAATACGAAGATGACGTGGAGAGAGCCGTCGATGAAGCCATCCTCTACCTCGGAAAAACTTGTTGCGAGAAGAAGACATGCGATGGCATGGATGCTTGGATCTTTGACATTGATGACACTCTTCTCTCAACCATTCCTTACCACAAGAGCAACGGTTGTTTCGG TGGTGAGCAACTGAACACGACCAAGTTCGAGGAATGGCAAAATTCGGGCAAGGCACCAGCGGTTCCACACATGGTGAAGTTGTACCATGAGATCAGAGAGAGAGGTTTCAAGATCTTTTTGATCTCTTCTCGTAAAGAGTATCTCAGATCTGCCACCGTCGAAAATCTTATTGAAGCCGGTTACCACAGCTGGTCTAACCTCCTTCTGAG gggagaagatgatgaaaagaaGAGTGTGAGCCAATACAAAGCAGATTTGAGGACATGGCTTACAAGTCTTGGGTACAGAGTTTGGGGAGTGATGGGTGCACAATGGAACAGCTTCTCTGGTTGTCCAGTTCCCAAGAGAACCTTCAAGCTCCCTAACTCCATCTACTATGTCGCCTGA
- a CDS encoding fanconi anemia group F protein (FANCF), with protein sequence MVWNYPEISKEDFIKLLKGFVDLLILASGFQSSGVPAHWDAENCKKALQWGLFFENVLRSINSSDTFGESMRELDEAISEMKSNPLFPKGLENLSSDNLSKGREFVLEHLMNNSTLKDKQLQAILVAAVESGDGIREIIDGKLCKRQSVVSCVSALETGLKILSKHIEPKESLHREDNDATFLGLGQQPIELLRWNIWQSKAISYFLSKRTLRLVSGASLIFSAPKAQWVEMLRRLRVSDKNDDDIFIEKIELLLLGCVTSRWTHLIEGIMSVSYKSVTVSEEYEELCKLLLQRSKCLKQNEIALNSKVEEILEYLTEILESRFHQLWKLPSALTAAAIPSWSPLFGLYFGGIEKQLKLDHSTTRSSFSLKISFTLFLNPNS encoded by the exons atggTTTGGAATTACCCAGAAATTTCCAAGGAAGATTTCATAAAGCTATTGAAAGGGTTTGTGGATTTGCTTATACTTGCATCTGGGTTTCAATCTTCTGGTGTTCCTGCTCATTGGGATGCTGAAAATTGCAAGAAAGCTCTTCAATGGGGTCTCTTCTTCGAAAAT GTTTTAAGAAGCATAAATAGTTCAGATACGTTTGGGGAATCTATGAGAGAGCTTGACGAAGCTATATCAGAGATGAAATCTAACCCTTTGTTCCCAAAG ggTTTGGAGAATTTATCATCAGATAATCTTTCAAAGGGGAGAGAGTTTGTCTTAGAGCATTTGATGAATAACTCGACATTGAAGGATAAACAACTCCAAGCTATTCTAGTTGCTGCGGTGGAATCAGGTGACGGTATTAGAGAGATAATTGATGGGAAACTCTGTAAGAGGCAATCTGTTGTGTCCTGTGTATCAGCACTTGAAACTGGTTTGAAGATCCTTTCTAAGCACATAGAGCCTAAAGAGTCCCTACATAGAGAAGACAATGATGCAACTTTCTTGGG TTTGGGACAACAGCCTATTGAGCTTTTAAGATGGAATATCTGGCAGTCGAAAGCGAtatcttattttcttagtaAGAGAACGTTAAGATTAGTATCAGGAGCCAGCTTGATATTTTCTGCACCAAAAGCTCAGTGGGTAGAAATGTTGAGAAGGTTGCGTGTTTCAGATAAGAATGATGACGATATATTCATCGAAAAGATT GAGCTATTGTTACTAGGATGTGTAACAAGCAGATGGACCCATTTAATCGAAGGTATCATGTCAGTTTCCTACAAATCTGTCACTGTGTCAGAAGAATACGAGGAGTTAtgcaagcttcttcttcaaagatCTAAATGCTTAAAACAGAACGAGATTGCTTTGAATTCTAAG GTTGAAGAGATTCTAGAGTATCTAACAGAAATACTTGAGAGTCGTTTTCATCAGCTCTGGAAATTGCCTTCTGCCCTTACCGCAGCTGCAATTCCATCATG GTCACCGCTGTTTGGTCTGTATTTTGGCGGAATAGAGAAACAGTTGAAACTAGACCACTCAACAACAAGGTCAAGTTTCTCTCTAAAGATCAGTTTCACATTGTTCTTGAACCCAAACAGTTAG
- a CDS encoding Glutathione S-transferase family protein (Glutathione S-transferase family protein; FUNCTIONS IN: glutathione transferase activity; LOCATED IN: chloroplast; EXPRESSED IN: 22 plant structures; EXPRESSED DURING: 13 growth stages; CONTAINS InterPro DOMAIN/s: Glutathione S-transferase, C-terminal (InterPro:IPR004046), Glutathione S-transferase, C-terminal-like (InterPro:IPR010987), Glutathione S-transferase/chloride channel, C-terminal (InterPro:IPR017933), Thioredoxin-like fold (InterPro:IPR012336); BEST Arabidopsis thaliana protein match is: Glutathione S-transferase family protein (TAIR:AT4G19880.1); Has 30201 Blast hits to 17322 proteins in 780 species: Archae - 12; Bacteria - 1396; Metazoa - 17338; Fungi - 3422; Plants - 5037; Viruses - 0; Other Eukaryotes - 2996 (source: NCBI BLink).), translating to MANCFAPQLTFPSFSPRHFSPRMSHQSPKPSTSTTTSIFTSATKLLWGPSLPPGLLISTARTAWTTVWQLMMTQLAPSDSSGSYTRPTSKFRLDPTQFTSAASSELHLYVGLPCPWAHRTLIVRALKGLNDAVPVSIASPGQDGSWEFKNNNIPIKDKDKLIPSLDKANRCRNLKEVYKSRSGGYDGRCTVPMLWDLRKKDVVCNESYDIIEFFNSGLNKLARNDNLDLSPPELKEMIQGWNQIVYPKVNNGVYRCGFAQSQEAYDGAVNELFSTLDEIEDHLGSNRYLCGERLTLADVCLFTTLIRFDSVYNILFKCTKKKLVEYPNLYGYLREIYQIPGVAATCDISAIMDGYYKTLFPLNASGIQPAISSSGDQDSLWRPHNRDLVGKAIEAQLSV from the exons ATGGCCAATTGCTTCGCGCCACAATTAACCTTCCCGTCCTTCTCGCCACGCCATTTCAGCCCTAGAATGTCGCACCAATCACCAAAACCAAGCACGAGCACCACCACAAGCATCTTCACCTCCGCCACAAAGCTACTATGGGGACCATCTCTTCCTCCAGGTCTACTTATCTCCACCGCTCGAACAGCTTGGACAACCGTGTGGCAGCTCATGATGACCCAACTCGCTCCATCCGATTCATCCGGGTCATACACCCGACCCACTTCAAAATTTCGTCTCGACCCGACCCAATTCACTTCCGCTGCTTCCTCCGAGCTCCACCTCTACGTTGGTCTTCCTTGCCCTTGGGCTCACCGAACCCTAATTGTCCGTGCTCTCAAGGGTTTAAACGACGCCGTTCCGGTCTCAATCGCATCACCTGGTCAAGATGGATCATGGGAATTCAAGAATAATAATATCCCAATCAAGGATAAGGATAAACTTATCCCGAGTTTGGATAAAGCAAACCGGTGCCGGAATCTTAAGGAAGTGTACAAATCTAGAAGTGGAGGTTACGATGGGAGGTGTACTGTTCCAATGCTGTGGGATTTAAGGAAGAAAGATGTTGTTTGTAACGAAAGCTATGATATTATCGAGTTCTTCAATTCAGGTTTAAACAAATTGGCCCGAAATGATAACTTGGATCTCTCGCCACCAGAGTTGAAAGAGATGATACAAGGTTGGAATCAGATTGTGTATCCTAAAGTTAACAATGGCGTTTACAG GTGCGGGTTTGCGCAGAGCCAAGAAGCGTATGATGGAGCAGTGAATGAACTCTTTAGTACCTTAGATGAGATTGAGGATCACTTGGGTAGTAATAGATACTTGTGTGGAGAAAGGTTGACATTGGCTGATGTATGTCTGTTCACAACTCTGATTCGTTTTGATTCGGTTTACAACATTCTATTCAAATGCaccaagaagaagcttgttgaATACCCAAATCTCTATGGCTATTTGCGCGAGATTTACCAG ATTCCTGGTGTTGCGGCTACTTGTGATATTTCGGCTATAATGGATGGCTACTACAAGACGCTGTTTCCGCTAAACGCTAGTGGAATTCAACCGGCCATTTCTTCATCTGGCGATCAAGATTCTCTCTGGAGACCTCATAACCGAGACTTGGTAGGTAAAGCCATTGAAGCACAGCTTTCGGTTTAA
- a CDS encoding fanconi anemia group F protein (FANCF) gives MNNSTLKDKQLQAILVAAVESGDGIREIIDGKLCKRQSVVSCVSALETGLKILSKHIEPKESLHREDNDATFLGLGQQPIELLRWNIWQSKAISYFLSKRTLRLVSGASLIFSAPKAQWVEMLRRLRVSDKNDDDIFIEKIELLLLGCVTSRWTHLIEGIMSVSYKSVTVSEEYEELCKLLLQRSKCLKQNEIALNSKVEEILEYLTEILESRFHQLWKLPSALTAAAIPSWSPLFGLYFGGIEKQLKLDHSTTRFCSCDKDLNEHNDCELAERVWCLYVFHICICH, from the exons ATGAATAACTCGACATTGAAGGATAAACAACTCCAAGCTATTCTAGTTGCTGCGGTGGAATCAGGTGACGGTATTAGAGAGATAATTGATGGGAAACTCTGTAAGAGGCAATCTGTTGTGTCCTGTGTATCAGCACTTGAAACTGGTTTGAAGATCCTTTCTAAGCACATAGAGCCTAAAGAGTCCCTACATAGAGAAGACAATGATGCAACTTTCTTGGG TTTGGGACAACAGCCTATTGAGCTTTTAAGATGGAATATCTGGCAGTCGAAAGCGAtatcttattttcttagtaAGAGAACGTTAAGATTAGTATCAGGAGCCAGCTTGATATTTTCTGCACCAAAAGCTCAGTGGGTAGAAATGTTGAGAAGGTTGCGTGTTTCAGATAAGAATGATGACGATATATTCATCGAAAAGATT GAGCTATTGTTACTAGGATGTGTAACAAGCAGATGGACCCATTTAATCGAAGGTATCATGTCAGTTTCCTACAAATCTGTCACTGTGTCAGAAGAATACGAGGAGTTAtgcaagcttcttcttcaaagatCTAAATGCTTAAAACAGAACGAGATTGCTTTGAATTCTAAG GTTGAAGAGATTCTAGAGTATCTAACAGAAATACTTGAGAGTCGTTTTCATCAGCTCTGGAAATTGCCTTCTGCCCTTACCGCAGCTGCAATTCCATCATG GTCACCGCTGTTTGGTCTGTATTTTGGCGGAATAGAGAAACAGTTGAAACTAGACCACTCAACAACAAG ATTTTGCAGCTGCGATAAAGATCTAAACGAGCACAATGACT GTGAGCTCGCGGAAAGAGTTTGGTGCTTGTACGTATTCCATATCTGCATATGCCACTAG
- a CDS encoding uncharacterized protein (unknown protein; FUNCTIONS IN: molecular_function unknown; INVOLVED IN: biological_process unknown; LOCATED IN: plasma membrane; Has 35333 Blast hits to 34131 proteins in 2444 species: Archae - 798; Bacteria - 22429; Metazoa - 974; Fungi - 991; Plants - 531; Viruses - 0; Other Eukaryotes - 9610 (source: NCBI BLink).) produces the protein MNKQSLKRLQFRRWGKRIGSSTTASATLGNTEERTIVAFAFSCCGKPRVLVKQFVWRLKSRLRWSRKSDHNNIQCSYDLRSYHLNFDDGWSRRR, from the coding sequence atgaacaaacaaagtttgaagagACTTCAGTTCCGGAGATGGGGAAAGCGAATCGGAAGCTCGACGACGGCTTCAGCAACGCTAGGAAACACCGAGGAAAGAACGATTGTGGCGTTTGCGTTCTCATGTTGTGGAAAACCACGTGTTCTCGTGAAGCAGTTTGTTTGGAGGCTTAAATCGCGCTTAAGGTGGTCTCGGAAGAGTGATCATAATAATATTCAGTGTAGTTATGATCTCCGGAGCTATCATCTGAATTTCGACGACGGTTGGTCTCGCCGACGGTGA
- a CDS encoding fanconi anemia group F protein (FANCF) (unknown protein; Has 28 Blast hits to 26 proteins in 11 species: Archae - 0; Bacteria - 0; Metazoa - 0; Fungi - 0; Plants - 28; Viruses - 0; Other Eukaryotes - 0 (source: NCBI BLink).) translates to MVWNYPEISKEDFIKLLKGSINSSDTFGESMRELDEAISEMKSNPLFPKGLENLSSDNLSKGREFVLEHLMNNSTLKDKQLQAILVAAVESGDGIREIIDGKLCKRQSVVSCVSALETGLKILSKHIEPKESLHREDNDATFLGLGQQPIELLRWNIWQSKAISYFLSKRTLRLVSGASLIFSAPKAQWVEMLRRLRVSDKNDDDIFIEKIELLLLGCVTSRWTHLIEGIMSVSYKSVTVSEEYEELCKLLLQRSKCLKQNEIALNSKVEEILEYLTEILESRFHQLWKLPSALTAAAIPSWSPLFGLYFGGIEKQLKLDHSTTRFCSCDKDLNEHNDCELAERVWCLYVFHICICH, encoded by the exons atggTTTGGAATTACCCAGAAATTTCCAAGGAAGATTTCATAAAGCTATTGAAAGG AAGCATAAATAGTTCAGATACGTTTGGGGAATCTATGAGAGAGCTTGACGAAGCTATATCAGAGATGAAATCTAACCCTTTGTTCCCAAAG ggTTTGGAGAATTTATCATCAGATAATCTTTCAAAGGGGAGAGAGTTTGTCTTAGAGCATTTGATGAATAACTCGACATTGAAGGATAAACAACTCCAAGCTATTCTAGTTGCTGCGGTGGAATCAGGTGACGGTATTAGAGAGATAATTGATGGGAAACTCTGTAAGAGGCAATCTGTTGTGTCCTGTGTATCAGCACTTGAAACTGGTTTGAAGATCCTTTCTAAGCACATAGAGCCTAAAGAGTCCCTACATAGAGAAGACAATGATGCAACTTTCTTGGG TTTGGGACAACAGCCTATTGAGCTTTTAAGATGGAATATCTGGCAGTCGAAAGCGAtatcttattttcttagtaAGAGAACGTTAAGATTAGTATCAGGAGCCAGCTTGATATTTTCTGCACCAAAAGCTCAGTGGGTAGAAATGTTGAGAAGGTTGCGTGTTTCAGATAAGAATGATGACGATATATTCATCGAAAAGATT GAGCTATTGTTACTAGGATGTGTAACAAGCAGATGGACCCATTTAATCGAAGGTATCATGTCAGTTTCCTACAAATCTGTCACTGTGTCAGAAGAATACGAGGAGTTAtgcaagcttcttcttcaaagatCTAAATGCTTAAAACAGAACGAGATTGCTTTGAATTCTAAG GTTGAAGAGATTCTAGAGTATCTAACAGAAATACTTGAGAGTCGTTTTCATCAGCTCTGGAAATTGCCTTCTGCCCTTACCGCAGCTGCAATTCCATCATG GTCACCGCTGTTTGGTCTGTATTTTGGCGGAATAGAGAAACAGTTGAAACTAGACCACTCAACAACAAG ATTTTGCAGCTGCGATAAAGATCTAAACGAGCACAATGACT GTGAGCTCGCGGAAAGAGTTTGGTGCTTGTACGTATTCCATATCTGCATATGCCACTAG